From Mya arenaria isolate MELC-2E11 chromosome 12, ASM2691426v1, the proteins below share one genomic window:
- the LOC128211961 gene encoding uncharacterized protein LOC128211961 isoform X2, whose protein sequence is MKSQEVGDTCIEAPQETVKRSNWMSKRTKSGSRGMPASPASPVCSELSPGPSPSEPSVGHIVTMVNTTTSDIDENENTSFTEIKERTCSRPASRNGVFNCTASRAELEDSYQDMDKIRLVLLYAWIKEEMSKTAAKSVAGRLYQMNPRQIAHLDLESICHCSWRRDAVELLLKKVLMGPPQIYMTFLICLREEEETCIADKLSQCEPTQLQIQVFHELQLYSLRRGPRLRYDQSPMQLTDSDVQTLLHFLNTRSTIDTLNDHFLSKLLFSIREHNNIVNTSMDSEKRVKELIDTIKLCAEKAFVDFCEICKLIEMEHVLSKLEKRVPSSLACKQRQKRKSTPSTDTKPEGAQQSLTTAKRQCFSSKDELRMVSSLQRSASQVQEALDPLGLALETINKGSIVLQLRLIKPDSLWKLRENCRTGKIKDIIPVVYSKEADVLQQGEYRLKFTIYVLPNPPDSSAEKKVMFHLETDKEDVKDQASHGKKAPPTDHNDNPLEEHMSLLCEELEISKPLLDLLKKKKLVEDDIKEQINKNSGRKNKIKYLLKKLSSDGKLGYSVLKEFIKEENEDLYKELLTRETVNVIDNKMDTAAKVTKNPTQVPGRHRSMHQKQVFFTGTVVLKVNKKGVKSSSGKQDASNAEVEITCPEIIDPTCHFSGEDVDCGSEGITMVIEEDMSLVGGDKQPMREVLVGKRKTKKTSGQDKKRAHSLEETESSETDGDGEKIDLNEETEKKPEGSPDEGDDCDESVESQCSSDKAKKHT, encoded by the exons ATGAAAAGTCAGGAAGTTGGAGACACCTGCATTGAAGCACCACAGGAAACAGTGAAAAGGAGTAACTGGATGTCGAAAAGAACAAAATCTG GTTCCCGCGGAATGCCTGCCAGTCCAGCTAGTCCCGTCTGTAGTGAACTATCTCCAGGACCCAGTCCCAGTGAGCCGAGTGTCGGACATATTGTTACCATGGTGAACACGACAACCAGTGATATAG ATGAGAATGAAAACACCAGCTTTACAGAGATAAAGGAACGTACATGTAGCCGACCTGCCTCCAGGAATGGAGTTTTTAACTGCACAGCATCGAGAGCAGAACTTGAGGACTCGTACCAGG ACATGGACAAGATCAGACTGGTCTTGCTGTATGCGTGGATTAAGGAAGAGATGTCTAAGACAGCTGCTAAGAGTGTAGCAGGGCGCCTGTACCAAATGAACCCCAGACAGATAGCGCATTTGGACCTCGAGAGTATATGTCATTGTTCATGGAGACGGGACGCTGTTGAACTGCTGCTGAAAAAG GTGTTGATGGGACCTCCGCAGATTTATATGACTTTTCTGATATGTTTGAGGGAAGAAGAGGAAACATGTATAGCTGACAAACTCAGTCAGTGTGAGCCAACACAACTTCAAATACAGG tGTTCCATGAGCTACAGTTGTACTCACTTCGCAGGGGACCTAGGCTGAGGTATGACCAAAGCCCAATGCAGCTTACAGACAGCGATGTACAAACGCTGCTCCATTTCCTTAACACACGTAGCACCATTGACACATTAAATGATCACTTCCTCTCTAAACTTTTATTCAGCATCCGAGAACACAACAATATTGTGAACACTTCAATGGACAGTGAAAAACGAGTAAAAGAGTTGATAGACACTATTAAATTGTGTGCAGAAAAGGCATTTGTAGATTTTTGTGAGATTTGTAAGCTTATTGAGATGGAGCATGTTCTCAGTAAACTGGAGAAGAGAGTGCCGAGTAGTTTGGCCTGTAAACAGCGTCAGAAGAGAAAGTCTACACCATCCACAG ACACAAAACCAGAAGGCGCACAGCAATCATTGACAACTGCCAAACGTCAGTGTTTCAGCTCGAAAGACGAACTACGCATGGTTTCCTCCCTACAGAGGTCAGCCAGTCAAGTACAAGAAGCTCTAGACCCTCTag GCCTGGCGCTTGAGACAATCAACAAGGGTTCCATTGTACTTCAACTGCGACTAATCAAGCCAGACTCCCTGTGGAAACTGCGGGAAAATTGCAGGACCGGAAAGATCAAG GACATAATACCGGTGGTATACAGTAAGGAGGCAGACGTCCTACAGCAGGGGGAGTACAGACTGAAGTTCACCATCTATGTCCTACCAAACCCTCCCGACTCTTCAG CTGAGAAAAAAGTCATGTTTCATCTTGAAACAGATAAAGAAGATGTGAAAG ATCAAGCAAGCCATGGAAAGAAAGCCCCTCCCACAGATCACAATGACAACCCACTAGAAGAGCATATGAGCCTCCTTTGTGAAGAGCTGGAAATTTCCAAGCCTCTACTTGACCTGTTGAAGAAGAAGAAGCTTGTTGAAGACGACATTAAAGAGCAGATCAATAAAAATAGTGGTCgcaaaaataagataaaataccTCCTGAAGAAACTCAGCAGTGATGGAAAGTTGGG GTACTCTGTGTTAAAGGAATTTATAAAGGAAGAGAATGAAGACCTGTACAAGGAGTTACTTACCCGGGAAACAGTGAATGTCATTGACAACAAGATGGACACGGCTGCCAAGGTAACGAAGAACCCTACCCAGGTGCCTGGGCGACACAGAAGTATGCATCAAAAACAAGTTTTCTTCACTGGCACAGTCGTCCTAAAGGTGAATAAGAAAG GGGTAAAGTCCTCAAGCGGCAAGCAGGATGCCTCCAATGCTGAGGTAGAGATCACCTGTCCAGAGATTATTGACCCAACCTGCCACTTCTCTGGTGAAG ATGTAGACTGTGGGTCAGAGGGCATCACCATGGTGATAGAGGAGGATATGAGTCTGGTCGGCGGGGACAAACAGCCAATGAGAG AAGTGCTGGTTGGAAAACGAAAGACTAAGAAGACTTCAG GTCAGGATAAGAAGAGAGCTCACAGCCTGGAGGAGACGGAATCATCGGAAACTGATGGGGATGGGGAGAAAATAGACT tgaATGAGGAAACAGAAAAGAAACCAGAGGGTAGCCCAGACGAAGGTGACGATTGTGATGAGAGTGTTGAGAGCCAGTGTTCTTCAGATAAAGCcaaaaaacacacttaa
- the LOC128211961 gene encoding uncharacterized protein LOC128211961 isoform X3, whose amino-acid sequence MKSQEVGDTCIEAPQETVKRSNWMSKRTKSGSRGMPASPASPVCSELSPGPSPSEPSVGHIVTMVNTTTSDIDENENTSFTEIKERTCSRPASRNGVFNCTASRAELEDSYQDMDKIRLVLLYAWIKEEMSKTAAKSVAGRLYQMNPRQIAHLDLESICHCSWRRDAVELLLKKVLMGPPQIYMTFLICLREEEETCIADKLSQCEPTQLQIQVFHELQLYSLRRGPRLRYDQSPMQLTDSDVQTLLHFLNTRSTIDTLNDHFLSKLLFSIREHNNIVNTSMDSEKRVKELIDTIKLCAEKAFVDFCEICKLIEMEHVLSKLEKRVPSSLACKQRQKRKSTPSTDTKPEGAQQSLTTAKRQCFSSKDELRMVSSLQRSASQVQEALDPLGLALETINKGSIVLQLRLIKPDSLWKLRENCRTGKIKDIIPVVYSKEADVLQQGEYRLKFTIYVLPNPPDSSAEKKVMFHLETDKEDVKADQASHGKKAPPTDHNDNPLEEHMSLLCEELEISKPLLDLLKKKKLVEDDIKEQINKNSGRKNKIKYLLKKLSSDGKLGYSVLKEFIKEENEDLYKELLTRETVNVIDNKMDTAAKVTKNPTQVPGRHRSMHQKQVFFTGTVVLKVNKKGVKSSSGKQDASNAEVEITCPEIIDPTCHFSGEDVDCGSEGITMVIEEDMSLVGGDKQPMREVLVGKRKTKKTSGQDKKRAHSLEETESSETDGDGEKIDYEKILDDL is encoded by the exons ATGAAAAGTCAGGAAGTTGGAGACACCTGCATTGAAGCACCACAGGAAACAGTGAAAAGGAGTAACTGGATGTCGAAAAGAACAAAATCTG GTTCCCGCGGAATGCCTGCCAGTCCAGCTAGTCCCGTCTGTAGTGAACTATCTCCAGGACCCAGTCCCAGTGAGCCGAGTGTCGGACATATTGTTACCATGGTGAACACGACAACCAGTGATATAG ATGAGAATGAAAACACCAGCTTTACAGAGATAAAGGAACGTACATGTAGCCGACCTGCCTCCAGGAATGGAGTTTTTAACTGCACAGCATCGAGAGCAGAACTTGAGGACTCGTACCAGG ACATGGACAAGATCAGACTGGTCTTGCTGTATGCGTGGATTAAGGAAGAGATGTCTAAGACAGCTGCTAAGAGTGTAGCAGGGCGCCTGTACCAAATGAACCCCAGACAGATAGCGCATTTGGACCTCGAGAGTATATGTCATTGTTCATGGAGACGGGACGCTGTTGAACTGCTGCTGAAAAAG GTGTTGATGGGACCTCCGCAGATTTATATGACTTTTCTGATATGTTTGAGGGAAGAAGAGGAAACATGTATAGCTGACAAACTCAGTCAGTGTGAGCCAACACAACTTCAAATACAGG tGTTCCATGAGCTACAGTTGTACTCACTTCGCAGGGGACCTAGGCTGAGGTATGACCAAAGCCCAATGCAGCTTACAGACAGCGATGTACAAACGCTGCTCCATTTCCTTAACACACGTAGCACCATTGACACATTAAATGATCACTTCCTCTCTAAACTTTTATTCAGCATCCGAGAACACAACAATATTGTGAACACTTCAATGGACAGTGAAAAACGAGTAAAAGAGTTGATAGACACTATTAAATTGTGTGCAGAAAAGGCATTTGTAGATTTTTGTGAGATTTGTAAGCTTATTGAGATGGAGCATGTTCTCAGTAAACTGGAGAAGAGAGTGCCGAGTAGTTTGGCCTGTAAACAGCGTCAGAAGAGAAAGTCTACACCATCCACAG ACACAAAACCAGAAGGCGCACAGCAATCATTGACAACTGCCAAACGTCAGTGTTTCAGCTCGAAAGACGAACTACGCATGGTTTCCTCCCTACAGAGGTCAGCCAGTCAAGTACAAGAAGCTCTAGACCCTCTag GCCTGGCGCTTGAGACAATCAACAAGGGTTCCATTGTACTTCAACTGCGACTAATCAAGCCAGACTCCCTGTGGAAACTGCGGGAAAATTGCAGGACCGGAAAGATCAAG GACATAATACCGGTGGTATACAGTAAGGAGGCAGACGTCCTACAGCAGGGGGAGTACAGACTGAAGTTCACCATCTATGTCCTACCAAACCCTCCCGACTCTTCAG CTGAGAAAAAAGTCATGTTTCATCTTGAAACAGATAAAGAAGATGTGAAAG CAGATCAAGCAAGCCATGGAAAGAAAGCCCCTCCCACAGATCACAATGACAACCCACTAGAAGAGCATATGAGCCTCCTTTGTGAAGAGCTGGAAATTTCCAAGCCTCTACTTGACCTGTTGAAGAAGAAGAAGCTTGTTGAAGACGACATTAAAGAGCAGATCAATAAAAATAGTGGTCgcaaaaataagataaaataccTCCTGAAGAAACTCAGCAGTGATGGAAAGTTGGG GTACTCTGTGTTAAAGGAATTTATAAAGGAAGAGAATGAAGACCTGTACAAGGAGTTACTTACCCGGGAAACAGTGAATGTCATTGACAACAAGATGGACACGGCTGCCAAGGTAACGAAGAACCCTACCCAGGTGCCTGGGCGACACAGAAGTATGCATCAAAAACAAGTTTTCTTCACTGGCACAGTCGTCCTAAAGGTGAATAAGAAAG GGGTAAAGTCCTCAAGCGGCAAGCAGGATGCCTCCAATGCTGAGGTAGAGATCACCTGTCCAGAGATTATTGACCCAACCTGCCACTTCTCTGGTGAAG ATGTAGACTGTGGGTCAGAGGGCATCACCATGGTGATAGAGGAGGATATGAGTCTGGTCGGCGGGGACAAACAGCCAATGAGAG AAGTGCTGGTTGGAAAACGAAAGACTAAGAAGACTTCAG GTCAGGATAAGAAGAGAGCTCACAGCCTGGAGGAGACGGAATCATCGGAAACTGATGGGGATGGGGAGAAAATAGACT atGAAAAAATACTTGATGATCTG tga
- the LOC128211961 gene encoding uncharacterized protein LOC128211961 isoform X1, with the protein MKSQEVGDTCIEAPQETVKRSNWMSKRTKSGSRGMPASPASPVCSELSPGPSPSEPSVGHIVTMVNTTTSDIDENENTSFTEIKERTCSRPASRNGVFNCTASRAELEDSYQDMDKIRLVLLYAWIKEEMSKTAAKSVAGRLYQMNPRQIAHLDLESICHCSWRRDAVELLLKKVLMGPPQIYMTFLICLREEEETCIADKLSQCEPTQLQIQVFHELQLYSLRRGPRLRYDQSPMQLTDSDVQTLLHFLNTRSTIDTLNDHFLSKLLFSIREHNNIVNTSMDSEKRVKELIDTIKLCAEKAFVDFCEICKLIEMEHVLSKLEKRVPSSLACKQRQKRKSTPSTDTKPEGAQQSLTTAKRQCFSSKDELRMVSSLQRSASQVQEALDPLGLALETINKGSIVLQLRLIKPDSLWKLRENCRTGKIKDIIPVVYSKEADVLQQGEYRLKFTIYVLPNPPDSSAEKKVMFHLETDKEDVKADQASHGKKAPPTDHNDNPLEEHMSLLCEELEISKPLLDLLKKKKLVEDDIKEQINKNSGRKNKIKYLLKKLSSDGKLGYSVLKEFIKEENEDLYKELLTRETVNVIDNKMDTAAKVTKNPTQVPGRHRSMHQKQVFFTGTVVLKVNKKGVKSSSGKQDASNAEVEITCPEIIDPTCHFSGEDVDCGSEGITMVIEEDMSLVGGDKQPMREVLVGKRKTKKTSGQDKKRAHSLEETESSETDGDGEKIDLNEETEKKPEGSPDEGDDCDESVESQCSSDKAKKHT; encoded by the exons ATGAAAAGTCAGGAAGTTGGAGACACCTGCATTGAAGCACCACAGGAAACAGTGAAAAGGAGTAACTGGATGTCGAAAAGAACAAAATCTG GTTCCCGCGGAATGCCTGCCAGTCCAGCTAGTCCCGTCTGTAGTGAACTATCTCCAGGACCCAGTCCCAGTGAGCCGAGTGTCGGACATATTGTTACCATGGTGAACACGACAACCAGTGATATAG ATGAGAATGAAAACACCAGCTTTACAGAGATAAAGGAACGTACATGTAGCCGACCTGCCTCCAGGAATGGAGTTTTTAACTGCACAGCATCGAGAGCAGAACTTGAGGACTCGTACCAGG ACATGGACAAGATCAGACTGGTCTTGCTGTATGCGTGGATTAAGGAAGAGATGTCTAAGACAGCTGCTAAGAGTGTAGCAGGGCGCCTGTACCAAATGAACCCCAGACAGATAGCGCATTTGGACCTCGAGAGTATATGTCATTGTTCATGGAGACGGGACGCTGTTGAACTGCTGCTGAAAAAG GTGTTGATGGGACCTCCGCAGATTTATATGACTTTTCTGATATGTTTGAGGGAAGAAGAGGAAACATGTATAGCTGACAAACTCAGTCAGTGTGAGCCAACACAACTTCAAATACAGG tGTTCCATGAGCTACAGTTGTACTCACTTCGCAGGGGACCTAGGCTGAGGTATGACCAAAGCCCAATGCAGCTTACAGACAGCGATGTACAAACGCTGCTCCATTTCCTTAACACACGTAGCACCATTGACACATTAAATGATCACTTCCTCTCTAAACTTTTATTCAGCATCCGAGAACACAACAATATTGTGAACACTTCAATGGACAGTGAAAAACGAGTAAAAGAGTTGATAGACACTATTAAATTGTGTGCAGAAAAGGCATTTGTAGATTTTTGTGAGATTTGTAAGCTTATTGAGATGGAGCATGTTCTCAGTAAACTGGAGAAGAGAGTGCCGAGTAGTTTGGCCTGTAAACAGCGTCAGAAGAGAAAGTCTACACCATCCACAG ACACAAAACCAGAAGGCGCACAGCAATCATTGACAACTGCCAAACGTCAGTGTTTCAGCTCGAAAGACGAACTACGCATGGTTTCCTCCCTACAGAGGTCAGCCAGTCAAGTACAAGAAGCTCTAGACCCTCTag GCCTGGCGCTTGAGACAATCAACAAGGGTTCCATTGTACTTCAACTGCGACTAATCAAGCCAGACTCCCTGTGGAAACTGCGGGAAAATTGCAGGACCGGAAAGATCAAG GACATAATACCGGTGGTATACAGTAAGGAGGCAGACGTCCTACAGCAGGGGGAGTACAGACTGAAGTTCACCATCTATGTCCTACCAAACCCTCCCGACTCTTCAG CTGAGAAAAAAGTCATGTTTCATCTTGAAACAGATAAAGAAGATGTGAAAG CAGATCAAGCAAGCCATGGAAAGAAAGCCCCTCCCACAGATCACAATGACAACCCACTAGAAGAGCATATGAGCCTCCTTTGTGAAGAGCTGGAAATTTCCAAGCCTCTACTTGACCTGTTGAAGAAGAAGAAGCTTGTTGAAGACGACATTAAAGAGCAGATCAATAAAAATAGTGGTCgcaaaaataagataaaataccTCCTGAAGAAACTCAGCAGTGATGGAAAGTTGGG GTACTCTGTGTTAAAGGAATTTATAAAGGAAGAGAATGAAGACCTGTACAAGGAGTTACTTACCCGGGAAACAGTGAATGTCATTGACAACAAGATGGACACGGCTGCCAAGGTAACGAAGAACCCTACCCAGGTGCCTGGGCGACACAGAAGTATGCATCAAAAACAAGTTTTCTTCACTGGCACAGTCGTCCTAAAGGTGAATAAGAAAG GGGTAAAGTCCTCAAGCGGCAAGCAGGATGCCTCCAATGCTGAGGTAGAGATCACCTGTCCAGAGATTATTGACCCAACCTGCCACTTCTCTGGTGAAG ATGTAGACTGTGGGTCAGAGGGCATCACCATGGTGATAGAGGAGGATATGAGTCTGGTCGGCGGGGACAAACAGCCAATGAGAG AAGTGCTGGTTGGAAAACGAAAGACTAAGAAGACTTCAG GTCAGGATAAGAAGAGAGCTCACAGCCTGGAGGAGACGGAATCATCGGAAACTGATGGGGATGGGGAGAAAATAGACT tgaATGAGGAAACAGAAAAGAAACCAGAGGGTAGCCCAGACGAAGGTGACGATTGTGATGAGAGTGTTGAGAGCCAGTGTTCTTCAGATAAAGCcaaaaaacacacttaa